In Marinobacter antarcticus, one genomic interval encodes:
- a CDS encoding abortive infection family protein, translating into MQKKELENTLATVHALLQAEGMSEAADLVRFYPARAEQTGYDNWNGGTDIWQLFFEVPADDYARLVSSKKQLEEQISARLRTVLEPDTQDWYSAKIVPVKLYRADWREGGAELPQQVRLNIFDGLGLENIDWNGNLNDVEFLSRLYDLQNLPSLDSRFQDAAGDIWQHRINNDDWNSDWVFSDERFGLLNASADTFLRFLCEIVHPVVRLNHDEALKIVAHFNDQLRQVGWELHEVERIAGRSRFSYRQISNNGARAVTRAKTVADALDAGWMAKEIERLENAVDIDPALAIGTAKDLVESCCKTILSKRGVSIGKSDNLGQLTKKLTRELQLVPEGITDEAKGADSIRLILQNLTQLTSNLAHLRGLYGSGHGRDGQHRGLQPRHARLAVASAVAFIDFIAETHHYRESTDPQESINRPRGLTP; encoded by the coding sequence GTGCAAAAGAAAGAGCTAGAAAACACGTTAGCAACAGTTCACGCCTTACTCCAGGCAGAGGGTATGAGTGAAGCCGCAGATTTGGTTCGCTTTTATCCGGCACGTGCGGAGCAGACCGGTTACGATAATTGGAACGGAGGGACAGATATTTGGCAGCTTTTTTTTGAAGTTCCAGCTGACGATTATGCCCGTTTAGTGTCTAGCAAGAAGCAACTGGAGGAGCAGATTTCAGCTCGACTGCGAACAGTTCTAGAGCCAGATACGCAGGATTGGTATTCGGCGAAAATTGTGCCTGTGAAACTATACAGAGCTGATTGGAGGGAAGGCGGAGCCGAACTGCCACAACAGGTTCGCTTAAATATTTTCGACGGTCTCGGGCTAGAGAATATAGATTGGAATGGAAACCTTAATGACGTCGAGTTCTTGAGCAGACTGTATGATCTTCAGAACTTGCCGTCGTTAGATAGTCGATTTCAGGACGCTGCCGGAGACATTTGGCAACACCGTATCAACAACGACGATTGGAACAGTGATTGGGTATTTTCGGATGAACGCTTTGGTTTGCTAAACGCCTCCGCTGACACATTTTTACGTTTTTTGTGTGAAATTGTGCATCCTGTGGTGCGCCTAAATCACGATGAAGCGCTTAAAATTGTTGCGCATTTTAACGACCAGTTACGCCAAGTTGGCTGGGAGCTTCATGAGGTAGAACGGATAGCGGGACGCTCTCGTTTTTCCTATCGTCAAATCTCTAACAATGGCGCTCGGGCAGTTACTCGTGCTAAGACGGTAGCTGATGCACTGGACGCTGGCTGGATGGCGAAGGAAATTGAACGGTTAGAAAATGCCGTGGACATTGACCCCGCACTTGCCATCGGTACTGCCAAGGACCTAGTAGAGTCGTGCTGCAAAACCATATTAAGTAAGAGAGGGGTGTCAATTGGTAAGTCCGATAATCTGGGGCAGCTGACCAAGAAATTGACGAGAGAGCTTCAGTTGGTGCCAGAAGGCATTACCGATGAAGCCAAGGGTGCAGATTCTATTCGTTTGATTTTGCAAAACCTCACTCAACTTACGAGCAATCTTGCGCACCTGCGTGGACTCTATGGAAGTGGTCATGGCCGTGATGGTCAACACCGTGGTCTGCAACCACGTCACGCTCGATTGGCTGTGGCATCCGCAGTAGCTTTCATCGACTTTATTGCTGAAACTCACCATTATCGAGAATCGACTGATCCTCAGGAAAGCATTAATCGGCCGAGGGGGCTGACTCCCTGA
- a CDS encoding antitoxin Xre/MbcA/ParS toxin-binding domain-containing protein, whose amino-acid sequence MSQNNIDLNTLRTKAIAEAVALFEGDQKAAEQWLSTPIRGLSRKKPNDLLETMEGIQQVRDIIGRLEHEAFT is encoded by the coding sequence ATGAGCCAAAACAACATAGATCTGAACACCTTACGCACAAAGGCTATTGCGGAAGCCGTGGCGCTTTTCGAAGGGGATCAAAAAGCCGCCGAGCAATGGCTCTCGACACCTATCCGTGGGCTGAGCCGCAAGAAACCAAATGATCTACTTGAAACTATGGAGGGTATTCAGCAGGTACGAGACATAATCGGTCGGCTCGAACATGAAGCCTTCACCTGA